The DNA window GAATTTTTCAGACAGCTGAACTTGGTGTTTGTTTCCTGGGAAAATCTGACAGGGAAAAGATTTATATACTGGCACGGGATTGAGCCAAGGATGTGTTTGACAGAGATAGAATTGATCAAAGAACTGATGACGAAGCACCACCTTGTGACAGGCAAATCATGGCTGCAACAGCAAGGCTCAAAGCATTTTACTGGAAAAGGTTTGTTAATGGCCAATGGCCAAGAATGGTACCATCAACGACATATTGCTGCTCCAGCATTCATGGGAGATAAGCTTAAGGTAAACTGTTATACCTTTTACCttcattttatctttttcatCGTTTTGGACTTGAATCAGGTCGGACCCCAAACGAAGAAAAAGGTTTTCCAAGTCCATAATTTTATCTTTTCTGATATTTTGGAATTGGAATTCAACAGAGTTATTCAACACATATGGTGGAATGCACTAAACACATGCTTCAATCACTGCTAAATGAAGTGAAATCTGGCCAAAACGAGTTCGAAATCGGCGAATACATGACTAGACTCACTGCCGATATAATCGCAAGAACCGAATTCGATACCAGTTATGAAAAAGGCAAGCAAATATTCCATCTTTTAACATCTCTGCAACACCGTTGTGCTCAGGCCAGCAGGCACCTTTGCTTTCCCGGAAGCCGGTGAGTACCTACTTTTTCCAGGTTCAATGTATCCAACAAAAGCATATTCCTCGCACCGGACCGTTTCATTTTAAGGTAAAATGAGAGACAAATGTGTAATAAATTGATAAACATTTGACAGGTTTTTTCCGACTAAATACAACAGAGGAATAAAGGCATTGAAAATGGAGGTAGAGAGATTACTAATGGAGATCATACAAAGCCGAAAAGATTGTATGGAGATAGGACGAAGCAGTTCGTATGGGAATGATTTGTTAGGCATATTGCTGAATGAGATGGAAAAGGAGAGACGGGGAGGcaaatttaagataaatttagAGTTGATAATGGATGAATGTAAGACATTCTTCTTTGCCGGCCATGAAACAACAGCTCTTTTACTTACGTGGACTGTCATGTTATTGGCCACTAACCCTCATTGGCAACAAAAGGTTCGAGACGAGGTGAATAAGGTCTGCGATGGTGGAGTCCCCTCTCTTGATCAACTCCCCAAACTCACTCTGGTAACCATTTTATGTTCAAAATCCGTGTTTCACAAATGTTTAGTCATCACTACATAAATATAATCTTTTAATGAtgctttaaatatattaaaaaatggatatgtatatatatatgatatttaaattcaaatatttaaacatgaggataaaaaatttcacatacattaAATGTgattcttaaaaagaaaaagaaaaaggctgcttaaccttttttttttttggtccacACCCTCACtcattcttcatttattttcttgaataatgggatttaaaaaaaattattatatgggTGTTTATAAAAGGactcttctctttttctcttttatctaataaaataGACTATTAGACCACTAGCTAATTTTGGTCTAACTCAATTTGcagtctttttttttgtttttattttctaaaatttacatACGAATGATAGGATATagtattctaaaaaaaaaataattaaacatcatATATTCTTAATAAATATAAGTATCCGATACTTagaattgcaatttttttttaacatagtaCACCAAAATCCTAATTGGCTCTCCCCCATTTTCTTAGATTATCATAAGACCCCCAAAGCATGCATATTTGAATATAAAACCATAGAATATTAAAGGATTGTCTCCACGAGACAAAGCAATTTAAAAGGGATCCAGCAAAGATATTACATGAAATTGGTAGTCTCCACCATAGATTATACACTCAACAACTAGCTCCATTAGTTCTTGGCTCTCCACTTCTTGAATTTGTACCTTCcatactgttttttttttttgctataaaGAATGCCTAAACAACTCCCCCCTCAAATTATTAAACTTTTTTAGCTGCTTCGCTGGCctaattataatattacaattGTTGATCAGCACCCAAAAAAAGTTCAAACGATTAAGGTTGAACAATAGGGTATCAAAAGAAGGAAAATATTTAATAGAGTTAAAATTCGATTCAAATCATAATGTCGGGGTTGATTTTGTTTGgtttagtttgattttttttaaaaaattgtaatattGAAATTGATTTTGCAGCTACAAATGGTTATAAATGAGTCACTGAGACTATATCCACCAGCAACAGTGCTGCCTCGAATGGCTTTCCAAGACATAAAGTTAGGGGACCTGCTTATCCCCAAGGGACTATCCTTATGGATACCGGTGCTGGCCATCCATCACAGTGAAGAATTATGGGGAAAAGATGCCAATGAATTCAATCCAGAGAGGTTTAATTCGAGACCCTTTGCAGCCGGTCGCCATTTCATACCCTTCGCTGCTGGCCCACGGAATTGTATTGGCCAATCTTTCGCAATTATGGAAGCGAAGATCATCTTAGCGATGTTGATTTCTCGGTTTAGCTTCACGATTTCGGAGCGTTATCGACATGCTCCGGTTGTGGTCATGACAATAAAGCCTAAATATGGAGTACAAGTGTATTTGAAGCCATTGGAGGATCCTTCCAACTGAAAACGTACTAAATTTGAGGTGGAAATTTTTTGAGTTTGAATAGAATCACATTAAAGCTTATATTTGATGCGTTAACAgtttatatattcatatattatcAACAAATCAGATGCTGccatatcattttttttaaaataaatacaaattcaTTTTTTCTGGCATGgcattatttgatttattgataACATATGAATTTATAAACTATTCTTAcgtcaaatataaatatttatattgttgcagggattttttttttcaagacaGTAGTGAAGAGAAATCCAATTCTGGACTTCAATTTTgtgtttttaaagttaaataattaaatgttaattagtGCATAACGATATTAGTTAAGggttattaaaaatcataatcaaatttcGGTTAATGTGATGTtgaaggaaatatatatataaaagtattacattttatttagtgaaactttttactaaattagtaattaaaaatcCTTAACTGGTATATCTATAAGTATTactttaatataaaaaaagtagAACCTTTAATCAGTTTTTATAGGTTgttcataaattttaattgtacACTTGAagaagcttttcttttttcttaatatCTGATTCGgcccataatttaagtttaaggtttatattaagaatttatatttggttaatttgGGTACATGTTAAAAGGTTAAAAGCTTATTATAGTGCAAATTAAAACCggaaaaaaattttagatgcaAATCAAGCTTAAATCCTACAcaagataataaaattaaaggcttttattttattatttcattctaAGAAAAACAATTGAAATGTTATATAAAAACTTCTAACAGTTGGTTTTTACTAATTTGTTAcctataaattaataattattttttttaattctttgtatttactaatttgttattttttaaattctttgcaTATATAATGTAAAATTGATGATTTCTAAATTAGAAATTTGATGACAATGTTAACTATGTTACTTAATTGGATTAACTTTGTGATGATCAAGTTTTGATAAATTAAAGTGAATAgattaacttttcaatttttgtagagggatgaaatttataattaaactatcATTGAAACTATTGTGGTTACGTGGAATCGGTAACAATCTTGAGGAgtcataaacttttattttaacaccctaaactcaacctagacgttatggccaaatatgGAAAAGTTACATCAACTCGTAcgaaaactaatttaaaaatatagcTTAGAAGCCGTATGATCTAAAATCTTAATTTAACTAAGGTTATACAAGTTTCTGGAAAATCACAAGTTTAACAACATCTATTCCTCAACACAACCTCTTAAACATTTACTTATAAAATAGTGGAAACTTTTAGAAATTTGCTCTCTAACTTTAATAATCACAtgatttgaaaatattaattttttgcaAATCTCTTACATGTTGCGCACACCACTTATTTATTTCACAGAAAATCTCTTACAAATTTTAGTCAAATCTTATGTTCAAAACACTTATCCTACAATGAAATCACTTAATGACTTCTTTAGTTTCGCAACCAAATTTCAGAGTTTTAATTTTAGAAACTGAATTCTAAATTTGGTAAATCGTATGATTTTGCAATTTCATCTTAAAATACCAAAAAACCCAACGATCAAAGcaaaaacccaaaaaacaaaCCAAATCCGAAAAATTAGTTCAAAAACCCAAAAGTCCGAAAAACttgatcaattaaaaataatcataccaACATAAGTGAGAAATCAATCTGAGCTCTAGCGCGCTGTCCGGTCCTAAGTTTGAAGATCACCTGAAACGTATTAAGCAAACGGGTGAGCTAGAAGCCCAGTGTGTAACACATCCCAAGCAATAAATCAGATatacataaataaacaaataCGTTTTCAGATACAGATTCAAATATATTCTCATATACAGAATCAACTGTATTTCATAATCGGATACAGATGCATATTCAAATTTGGAAACAAATGCAATcacaaatcctacccccatctactacacaccaattccattcaaccaatcacaccaattaggactATAAGAGTCATTCCATCCAATCACACCGGGTCATGGTGGTATGCCACTCAAAAGGTGTAGCTGAGCTACCAGATAGATAATGCGGTTTAATCACTAAAATTGTAATAATACTATTAGAATACACTTTATCCATCACAGATCAAACCCACCCTGATGCACATGCATGAATAAATAGATATCGAATGTGTGAATGTCATACATGCTATTCATAATAGATTTTAGATCACATTAGCATAAAACACATTATGCTATAACGCATAACATACATCTCGCGCAATCATAAGTCGCATTAAACAGAAACAGAGCATTAGATATCAAGACTTTTAGTCATATTTAT is part of the Gossypium hirsutum isolate 1008001.06 chromosome D11, Gossypium_hirsutum_v2.1, whole genome shotgun sequence genome and encodes:
- the LOC107917159 gene encoding cytokinin hydroxylase; this translates as MAAMVVCLTILSVLFISLVFKLVFDTIHCYILIPRRIKNMMQKQGVRGPKPRRLTGNIIEMVTLTSQSTVNDMDGVHHDVVGRLLPHYVKWSNSYGKRFIYWHGIEPRMCLTEIELIKELMTKHHLVTGKSWLQQQGSKHFTGKGLLMANGQEWYHQRHIAAPAFMGDKLKSYSTHMVECTKHMLQSLLNEVKSGQNEFEIGEYMTRLTADIIARTEFDTSYEKGKQIFHLLTSLQHRCAQASRHLCFPGSRFFPTKYNRGIKALKMEVERLLMEIIQSRKDCMEIGRSSSYGNDLLGILLNEMEKERRGGKFKINLELIMDECKTFFFAGHETTALLLTWTVMLLATNPHWQQKVRDEVNKVCDGGVPSLDQLPKLTLLQMVINESLRLYPPATVLPRMAFQDIKLGDLLIPKGLSLWIPVLAIHHSEELWGKDANEFNPERFNSRPFAAGRHFIPFAAGPRNCIGQSFAIMEAKIILAMLISRFSFTISERYRHAPVVVMTIKPKYGVQVYLKPLEDPSN